A single region of the Bicyclus anynana chromosome 16, ilBicAnyn1.1, whole genome shotgun sequence genome encodes:
- the LOC112054212 gene encoding cilia- and flagella-associated protein 61-like, protein MVSRAKAVPLGRLRLACVEDASVVYPLVTESMAKNFRINNVSDIGYLFETSVLSICHLDRNETVVGCLVLKDYPLIPAVYPGAWEDFIMTKYRTTELNSRNSLFIHLLCWNSSYGRDVVDAMMKSVFMHDHYLQYIAMVKCLINSTLLMPGQARSEASFKRIQVLERGMLGDQLPSLWLAERKEVCPKLKIRRAVEEDNDDLLPIIDRQSKLLRELYGDFYISELIARHPESERVQLVCEHKELAVGVMILNTQINYEALEESFELSPFAGLRHIDMPPRPNVHDSNTSLFVGATTESQEESNADLPEPNYGKYQASLLPEEVPFKDIRKEADKSKQKLVDGSCQLDIMQLLEEEEEEFEYDIVNIDTDLLKLPRFSDESEPKQRKDSIVDTYKHFAKDKSKALTNAAYVGTSLKPPEPNRYSGRPNAFLLEVFAMHPEYDERYGFEMLEAAYELFPDRDYCIVCLPYSNACFPLLEHFTLVTPFNFRMRFMNYSLYVAHVNSIRGDPSVRPAEYYDIPNLNKVLDHAPRKQDLMGLFERSLQSLTLSSYVLLNENQPIGLVILGPLEDGTSIRTQYDLEPEARRAGTDASILACVMSPMMESHARWYLRDVLRHTKYCSLFWVCRLFAKGDASPVRNLMSLASYMNPVRPRRVVATMSGGKYHDKMFKNIATPFALWVLERPLTSMPKVEVNSSIVVVGASRTGLAFLESLILGPTSEYLTFTNITLVSEHGLPTTTDCLRAAEVCVPRDGRYTDRYIKSVPFHYYIDIMTAVMVQIDRKKKCIYLKGDGVKFYDELVLTCGHQFQHPEYLKDLIVLAKEVEKGKPCVRRLMDDPAYLPDSLPLQPELPNNVMLINSPYQANKCFRKLLHMIAETDNTTESLSNKKPVIVYGDCIEAYSCIAGLLELGLTGDTIAFVEPFPPEDSTALRVNCFNDETIDERVQKKLEKLDIRIYRQCYFHGWSEKRGSIEHIQLMSPLHAIHVPCFAMFYFGIKAIDLNAFKAINESGLVYDGGLVVGPMFDTNDPHVFAAGSCVRYSRRLHARHFEHKYYCPEDVGDALGKLFWSKLDPFMSGRTDIEESNIFFYSFQESHGSVGSTSRLSTGGMKSRWQPVTKFEAPIVQLATLPGPVYYMTLRRPGRDVPMAVRSLLPQQGHTLVTNKKHNYFKLRINTLHCIESFTCLSKKQFSCDVLTQLYGKHEAYFNNLLVRYNMNFIDDLFDYFTKPWTTVFYQEPFANMMNDVYVHVGNTVYDVVRTKYNEFYEGIKQSLMGELSALEFNESTCKECGQSEVLRHDADTFWKVVGGERILFKHLTRYLQKYASANPHYAVPNMQYISMK, encoded by the exons ATGGTATCGAGAGCGAAGGCTGTTCCGTTAGGTCGTTTGCGGTTAGCGTGCGTGGAGGATGCCTCGGTCGTTTACCCGTTGGTGACTGAATCTATGGCGAAGAACTTTCGTATCAACAATGTTTCTGATATTGGATACCTTTT TGAAACAAGTGTGTTGTCTATATGTCACTTGGATAGAAATGAAACGGTGGTCGGTTGTCTTGTGCTGAAAGACTATCCGCTTATACCTGCCGTGTACCCAGGCGCTTGGGAAGATTTTATAATGACCAAATATAG AACAACAGAATTGAACTCTCGGAACTCTCTGTTCATACACTTGCTTTGCTGGAACTCGTCGTACGGTCGTGATGTCGTGGACGCCATGATGAAGTCAGTGTTCATGCACGACCATTACTTGCAATACATCGCGATGGTGAAGTGCTTGATCAACAGTACGC tactAATGCCAGGCCAGGCCCGCAGTGAAGCTTCGTTTAAGCGCATACAGGTCTTGGAGCGTGGCATGCTAGGCGACCAGTTGCCTTCTCTATGGCTTGCAGAGAGAAAAGAAGTCTGCCCCAAACTGAAGATACGGAGAGCAGT CGAGGAAGACAATGATGATCTATTGCCAATAATCGATCGACAGTCGAAACTATTACGCGAGCTGTACGGAGACTTCTATATCAGCGAGCTGATAGCACGACATCCGGAGTCTGAACGGGTCCAACTCGTTTGCGAG cACAAAGAGCTTGCAGTCGGTGTGATGATCCTGAACACGCAAATAAACTACGAAGCTTTAGAGGAAAGTTTCGAACTGTCCCCGTTTGCAGGCCTGCGACACATCGATATGCCGCCACGACCAAATGTACATGATTCAAATACCAG TCTGTTTGTAGGTGCTACTACTGAATCACAGGAAGAATCTAACGCTGATTTGCCTGAACCTAACTATGGGAAATACCAA GCTAGTTTGCTACCTGAGGAAGTTCCATTTAAGGATATTCGCAAGGAAGCGGATAAATCAAAACAGAAACTAGTAGACGGTTCCTGCCAGTTAGATATAATGCAACTATTGGAAGAAGAAGAGGAGGAATTTGAATATGACATCGTTAATATCGATACTGATCTGTTGAAACTGCCACG GTTTTCCGATGAGAGTGAACCAAAGCAACGCAAGGACTCAATTGTTGATACCTACAAACATTTCGCGAAAGATAAATCAAAGGCGCTCA CAAATGCGGCGTATGTCGGTACTTCCCTAAAACCTCCGGAACCGAACCGCTATTCAGGACGACCAAATGCTTTCTTGTTAGAAGTCTTTGCGATGCACCCTGAATACGACGAAAG GTACGGTTTTGAGATGCTCGAGGCTGCTTATGAGCTATTTCCCGATAGAGACTACTGTATCGTGTGTCTCCCTTACTCGAATGCATGTTTTCCACTTCTAGAACATTTTACg ctCGTTACTCCATTCAACTTTAGAATGCGTTTCATGAATTATTCCTTGTACGTGGCTCATGTAAATTCCATAAGagg aGACCCTTCCGTTCGCCCAGCAGAATATTACGACATTCCAAATTTGAACAAAGTCTTAGATCACGCTCCCAGGAAACAGGACTTGATGGGGTTGTTTGAACGTAGTCTTCAATCTTTGACGTTGTCATCATATGTTCTTCTTAACGAAAACCAGCCTATTGGATTAGTTATACTcgg accTTTGGAAGATGGGACATCTATTAGAACACAATATGACTTAGAACCAGAGGCTAGAAGAGCCGGAACGGATGCAtcg ATTTTAGCATGTGTTATGTCACCTATGATGGAATCCCACGCACGATGGTATCTGAGAGACGTGCTACGTCATACCAAGTATTGTTCTTTGTTTTGGGTGTGTCGACTCTTCGCTAAGGGCGATGCG AGTCCTGTTCGAAATCTCATGTCGCTTGCGAGTTACATGAACCCGGTGCGACCTCGACGAGTAGTGGCGACCATGTCTGGAGGCAAATATCatgataaaatgtttaaaaatat CGCAACTCCATTTGCTTTGTGGGTGTTAGAGCGCCCTCTGACGAGCATGCCAAAGGTGGAAGTTAACAGCAGCATAGTTGTTGTAGGAGCTAGCCGTACAGGACTCGCTTTTCTGGAATCATTAATTTTAGG ACCCACATCAGAATACCTTACgtttacaaatataactttagTATCTGAACACGGTTTACCAACCACTACAGATTGTTTGCGCGCTGCAGAAGTTTGCGTACCGAGAGACGGCCGATACACAGACCGATACATTAAGAGCGTTCCCTTTCattattatatagatatcaTGACTGCTGTCATGGTTCAAATCGACAG gaAAAAGAAATGCATTTATTTGAAAGGTGATGGTGTGAAGTTTTACGATGAACTAGTATTAACGTGTGGTCATCAATTCCAACATCCAGAATATTTGAAGGATTTAATCGTGTTGGCTAAAGAAGTCGA GAAAGGCAAACCTTGTGTTAGACGCCTCATGGATGATCCTGCGTATTTACCTGACAGTCTACCTTTGCAACCCGAACTGCCTAACAATGTCATGCTAATAAATTCTCCGTACCAAGCCAATAAGTGCTTCCGGAAACTTCTGCATATGATCGCTGAAACGG ATAACACAACAGAATCTCTCAGTAATAAGAAGCCAGTTATTGTATATGGAGATTGTATAGAGGCATACAGCTGTATAGCGGGTTTGTTAGAATTGGGCCTGACGGGAGACACAATTGCTTTTGTTGAACCTTTTCCGCCAGAAGACAGTACAGCATTAAGAGTTAACTGCTTTAATGATGAAACA atcgATGAAAGAGTGCAAAAGAAGCTGGAGAAGCTTGACATTCGTATATACCGCCAATGTTACTTCCACGGCTGGTCTGAGAAAAGAGGAAGTATTGAGCATATACAACTAATGTCTCCGTTGCACGCTATACATGTTCCCTGCTTTGCAATGTTCTATTTCGGAATAAAAGCCATTGATTTGAACGCATTTAAAG CTATCAACGAGAGCGGCCTGGTGTACGACGGCGGGCTGGTCGTGGGGCCGATGTTCGACACCAACGACCCGCATGTCTTCGCCGCGGGGTCCTGCGTGCGGTATTCGCGCCGCCTCCACGCGCGCCATTTTGAACACAAGTACTATTGCCCTGAGGATGTCGGCGATGCT CTAGGAAAGCTCTTCTGGAGTAAATTGGATCCATTCATGTCAGGACGAACGGACATTGAAGAATCA aatatatttttttacagttttcagGAATCTCATGGTAGTGTTGGAAGCACTAGCCGTTTATCAACTGGTGGTATGAAAAG cCGCTGGCAACCCGTTACGAAATTCGAGGCGCCGATAGTGCAACTAGCAACACTGCCAGGACCTGTTTATTACATGACGCTGCGCAGACCGGGGCGCGACGTTCCGATGGCAGTACGGTCTCTGTTACCGCAACAG GGCCATACCCTTGTTACTAATAAAAAGCACAACTACTTCAAACTACGGATAAATACCTTGCATTGCATCGAATCTTTCACTTGTTTgtctaaaaaacaattttcatgcGATGTCCTAACGCAGCTATATGGAAAACATGAAGCTTATTTCAACAATCTACTAGTTCGGTACAAc ATGAATTTTATTGACGATCTATTCGATTACTTCACCAAACCGTGGACAACTGTATTCTATCAGGAGCCATTTGCCAATATGATGAACGATGTATACGTGCATGTAGGAAATACT gTGTATGATGTTGTAAGGACAAAGTATAATGAGTTTTACGAGGGCATCAAACAGTCACTTATGGGGGAACTATCTGCTTTAGAGTTTAATGAGTCCACTTGCAag gaATGCGGTCAAAGCGAAGTGTTACGTCACGATGCTGACACGTTCTGGAAGGTGGTGGGAGGAGAACGCATCCTCTTCAAGCATCTGACAAGATATCTGCAGAAGTACGCCTCTGCTAATCCCCATTACGCTGTGCCGAATATGCAATATATAtctatgaaatga